The proteins below come from a single Geobacillus thermoleovorans genomic window:
- a CDS encoding cobalt-precorrin 5A hydrolase codes for MGVAAANNKRHGAYAVVAITKHGVEIARRLGGALAGADVYYTDKFARGDEAKHGIRLFSGNVRALLPELFARYDGLICIISLGAVVRMIAPLLKDKKTDPAVVVIDDKAEHVISVLSGHLGGANELTRRVAAILSARPVITTASDVQQTIAVDLFGRQFGWEWESADKLTPVSAAVVNEEPVAIVQESGETGWWPEGRPLPKNIAVYGSIAEALAARPAAALVVTHRLLAPEEEAILQNGVLYRPKVIALGIGCNRGTSADEIEAVIHETLNELRFSMKSVKAVCTIDLKKDEQGLLEVVNKYRWELVAYTPEELNTVSIEAPSETVYRYTGAYGVSEPAAKLYSGADRLALVKKKSGNVTISVALIDHQKKATMQGKGKEACDGLSSPHREAAPAKRP; via the coding sequence GTGGGAGTTGCTGCCGCGAACAACAAAAGACACGGCGCCTATGCTGTCGTGGCCATTACGAAACACGGGGTCGAGATCGCCCGACGCCTTGGAGGCGCTCTTGCGGGAGCGGACGTTTATTATACGGATAAATTCGCCCGCGGCGATGAAGCCAAGCACGGGATCCGCTTGTTTTCCGGCAACGTCAGGGCCTTGTTGCCGGAGTTGTTCGCCCGCTATGACGGACTCATTTGCATCATTTCGCTCGGCGCTGTCGTACGGATGATCGCTCCGCTGTTAAAAGACAAAAAGACCGATCCTGCGGTCGTGGTGATCGATGATAAGGCTGAACATGTGATCAGTGTTCTTTCCGGCCATTTGGGCGGAGCGAACGAACTGACGCGGCGCGTTGCTGCCATTTTAAGCGCCCGCCCGGTTATTACGACCGCTTCTGACGTGCAGCAGACAATCGCCGTCGATCTGTTCGGTCGCCAGTTCGGCTGGGAATGGGAATCAGCTGACAAGCTGACGCCGGTGAGCGCCGCGGTCGTGAATGAAGAGCCTGTCGCGATCGTGCAAGAGTCGGGGGAAACCGGCTGGTGGCCGGAAGGGCGGCCATTGCCCAAAAACATTGCCGTGTACGGCTCGATCGCGGAAGCGCTCGCTGCCCGCCCGGCGGCCGCGCTTGTGGTCACTCATCGCCTGCTTGCGCCGGAAGAAGAGGCCATTTTGCAAAACGGCGTTTTGTATCGCCCGAAAGTAATCGCGCTTGGCATCGGCTGCAACCGCGGCACATCGGCTGACGAAATCGAAGCGGTCATCCATGAGACGCTCAATGAGCTGCGCTTTTCGATGAAAAGCGTCAAAGCGGTGTGCACCATTGATTTGAAAAAGGATGAACAAGGACTTTTGGAGGTAGTCAACAAATATAGATGGGAATTGGTTGCGTATACGCCAGAAGAGCTGAACACGGTGTCGATCGAAGCGCCGTCGGAAACGGTGTACCGCTACACCGGCGCGTATGGGGTGAGCGAGCCGGCGGCGAAATTGTACAGCGGGGCCGATCGGCTGGCGCTGGTGAAAAAGAAGTCCGGCAATGTGACGATTTCCGTGGCGCTCATCGATCATCAAAAGAAAGCGACCATGCAGGGAAAGGGGAAAGAGGCATGCGACGGCTTGTCATCGCCGCACCGGGAAGCGGCGCCGGCAAAACGACCGTGA
- the cobM gene encoding precorrin-4 C(11)-methyltransferase produces the protein MKLYIVGAGPGAPDLITVRGAELLAAADAIFYTDSLVSAELIERYRKPDADVFHTAGMHLEEMVAAMAEQVKQGRLVVRVHTGDPSIYGATLEQIALLKEEGIEVEIVPGVSSAFAAAAAVQAELTVPELTQTVIFTRAEGRTPMPPREKLQELAQHHCTLVLFLSATLAKKVSAALLEAGWSGDTPVAIVYKATWPDEVVIRSTVATMADDMRRHGVTKHAIMLAGWALDPHIHERGYRSKLYDRTFTHGYRKGEK, from the coding sequence GTGAAGCTGTATATCGTAGGGGCGGGGCCGGGAGCGCCGGATTTGATCACGGTTCGCGGCGCCGAGCTTCTCGCTGCTGCCGACGCCATTTTTTACACCGACTCGCTAGTGAGCGCGGAATTGATCGAGCGCTACCGGAAGCCGGATGCTGACGTTTTCCATACCGCCGGCATGCATTTAGAAGAAATGGTCGCGGCAATGGCGGAGCAAGTGAAACAAGGACGGCTTGTCGTGCGCGTCCATACCGGTGATCCATCGATTTACGGGGCGACGCTTGAGCAAATCGCCTTGTTGAAAGAAGAAGGAATTGAAGTGGAAATCGTCCCCGGCGTCAGTTCGGCGTTTGCCGCCGCGGCCGCCGTGCAGGCGGAGCTCACCGTTCCGGAATTGACGCAGACGGTCATTTTCACCCGCGCCGAGGGGCGGACGCCGATGCCGCCGCGTGAGAAATTGCAGGAGCTGGCGCAGCATCATTGCACGCTCGTTCTTTTTTTAAGCGCGACGCTTGCCAAAAAAGTAAGCGCGGCGCTCCTTGAAGCGGGCTGGAGCGGTGATACGCCTGTCGCGATCGTCTATAAGGCGACATGGCCGGATGAAGTCGTGATTCGTTCCACCGTTGCCACAATGGCTGACGATATGCGGCGCCATGGTGTGACGAAACACGCGATCATGTTGGCCGGTTGGGCGCTCGATCCCCATATTCATGAGCGCGGCTACCGTTCGAAGCTGTACGACCGCACGTTTACGCACGGATATCGAAAGGGGGAGAAGTAA
- a CDS encoding cobyrinate a,c-diamide synthase, translated as MRRLVIAAPGSGAGKTTVTLGLMAAMRQQGYTVQGFKCGPDYIDPTYHTAVTGRPARNLDSWMMGSEAVKTVLANGCQGADIAIIEGVMGLFDGKQPLSDEGSTAEIAVLTESPVLLVVDCSGMARSAAAIVHGFQTFRPDVRLAGVFANRVGSEGHFRLVKAAVEQTCGVPVVGFLTQDEALALPERHLGLVPSVERGELDSFFAELGRKVARTIDWETLLSIAEAPALCSPAPLIRPSRPYRVRVAVAKDAAFHFYYPENLEMLSACGAELVYFSPLAGEPLPDGVNGLYIGGGFPEEFAAELARQAAVKQSIRAAIEHGLPTLAECGGFMFLTEQLVATDGAAYEMAGVIPGKVVMKTKLAALGYREVRGRNGNFLLPEGETARGHEFHYSVYEPRGETPFAYETSGRKGTKPDGYLAHRLVAGYVHFHFASAPAMVERWLAECEKVTING; from the coding sequence ATGCGACGGCTTGTCATCGCCGCACCGGGAAGCGGCGCCGGCAAAACGACCGTGACGCTTGGATTGATGGCGGCCATGAGGCAGCAAGGATATACGGTGCAAGGGTTTAAATGCGGCCCGGACTACATCGATCCGACTTACCATACGGCTGTGACCGGCCGGCCGGCGCGCAACTTGGACAGTTGGATGATGGGAAGCGAAGCGGTCAAAACGGTGCTCGCCAACGGTTGTCAAGGGGCTGATATCGCCATCATCGAGGGGGTGATGGGGCTGTTTGACGGGAAACAGCCGCTTTCTGACGAGGGGTCGACGGCTGAAATCGCCGTGTTGACCGAAAGCCCGGTGCTGCTTGTCGTCGATTGTTCCGGCATGGCCCGCAGCGCCGCCGCCATCGTCCATGGGTTTCAAACGTTTCGCCCCGATGTGCGCCTCGCCGGCGTATTTGCCAACCGCGTCGGCAGCGAAGGGCATTTTCGGCTCGTCAAAGCGGCGGTCGAGCAAACGTGCGGGGTGCCGGTCGTCGGGTTTCTCACGCAAGACGAAGCGTTGGCGCTGCCAGAGCGCCATTTAGGGCTCGTGCCGTCGGTGGAGCGCGGCGAACTGGATTCGTTTTTTGCCGAACTGGGGAGAAAGGTGGCGCGCACGATCGATTGGGAGACGCTCCTTTCGATTGCAGAAGCGCCAGCCCTTTGTTCTCCGGCGCCGCTCATTCGCCCTTCGCGGCCGTATCGCGTGCGCGTGGCGGTTGCCAAAGATGCCGCCTTTCATTTTTACTATCCGGAGAATCTGGAGATGCTTTCTGCCTGCGGCGCGGAGCTTGTCTACTTTTCTCCGCTCGCCGGCGAGCCGCTTCCGGATGGGGTGAACGGATTGTATATCGGCGGCGGGTTTCCGGAAGAGTTTGCCGCCGAGCTCGCCAGGCAAGCCGCGGTCAAACAGTCGATCCGCGCCGCCATCGAACACGGGTTGCCGACGTTGGCCGAATGCGGCGGGTTTATGTTTCTCACCGAACAGCTTGTTGCGACGGACGGTGCGGCCTATGAGATGGCGGGCGTCATCCCGGGGAAGGTCGTGATGAAGACGAAGCTCGCGGCGCTTGGCTACCGCGAAGTGCGCGGTCGAAATGGAAATTTTCTATTGCCGGAAGGAGAAACAGCGCGCGGGCATGAATTTCACTATTCCGTGTACGAACCGCGGGGCGAGACGCCGTTTGCCTACGAAACGAGCGGCCGGAAAGGAACGAAGCCTGACGGTTATTTGGCGCACCGGCTTGTCGCCGGCTATGTCCATTTTCATTTCGCGTCCGCCCCGGCGATGGTTGAGCGGTGGCTCGCCGAATGCGAGAAGGTGACCATCAATGGCTAA